From a single Miscanthus floridulus cultivar M001 chromosome 8, ASM1932011v1, whole genome shotgun sequence genomic region:
- the LOC136470498 gene encoding secreted RxLR effector protein 161-like produces MANAKPIKTPMPTNGHLDLDKDGKGVDQKVYHSMIGSLLYLCASRLDIMLSVCMCARFQANPKECHLMIIKRILKYLVHTPNFGLWYPKGSNFNLLGYSDSDYAGCKVERKSISGTSQFLGWSLVSWSSKKQNSVALSTAEAEYVAAGACYAQLLWMKQTLNDYGCRFTKIPVLCDNKRDIKLANNPMSHSRTKQ; encoded by the coding sequence atggcaaacgccaaacccatcaagacacctatgccaacaAATGGGCACTTAGACTTGGATAAAGATGGGAAAGGTGTTGACCAAaaggtatatcattccatgatcggctccctactttacttatgtgcatctaggctggatattatgcttagtgtgtgcatgtgtgctagatttcaagcaaaCCCGAAAGAGTGCCATCTTATGatcattaagagaatcttgaaatatttagtacacactcctaactttggcttgtggtatcctaagggctccaatttcaatctacttgggtattcggattctgattacgccggttgcaaagtagaaagAAAAAGTATATCAGGGACAagtcaattccttggatggtccctagtgtcttggagctctaagaagcaaaattcggtagccctttccaccgctgaagctgagtatgtggcggccggtgcATGctatgcccaactactttggatgaagcaaaccctcAATGATTATGGATGTCGCTTTACCAAAATCCCAGTTTTGTGTGACAATAAAAGGgacataaagcttgcaaacaatcccatgagccactcaagaactaagcaatag